The genomic region AATAATCACTAAAAATAAGGGACTGATAAGCCATATTCCCATGCGTTTATCGTTCGGTAAGATACCCATAAACAAAAGCTTCCCGAGTTCGGAAAACGCAAGGGAGTATCAAGCCTGTTTAAGGCGAAAAGAACTATAAAGATGTAACCAAATGCCTCTCCATATATACTATACGGCAAGTAGTATGAAACAACAAGTAAAGCTCATGTCAAATCAATATATTTTTCATACGATCCCCACACACTCATGGGGAGCCCCAATGACCTGCCGGCATTCAAGACTTCTCTGTATCCAACCACCCATTCGCTGTATCCTTTTTTCATGTGGTTGATTATCATATCCAATGTGTTTTGTTCGGAAAATATTTTTTGCAATATACGGGCAATTAAAAAAACCGGAAGATTAAATAAATATGCCGGAAATATTCGATACGTTCTTACTCCCAGTAATCTGCACACCTGTATTCCTTCTCTAAAAGCAAGCACCATTTTCTTAATTGCATTGGGATTTGTAATAACATTTTCAAAACTACCGTATTCTGCAATCACACCAGCTGTAATTGCTTGCTGCAAATAATGAACTTTCAACCACTCAAAGATATTTTTATCAACCGTTATGTTTATACTGGAATTTTGTAATAATGATGAGAAATGCGGCAAGTAAATCGATGAACCGCCTAAACGGGTTGCTTCATCAAATATGATAATGTGTAAGCCTTTTTCGTCTCTTCCGCCGCCTATTGATGAAGGGAATGCAATAAGGTAATCGTCTTGAGAAAGATAGGGATCAATTTCGTTCTTTATATTCCAGTTATTCTGCATAAACACAAAATACTTTGTTTTATTTTTCAATTCTTTTAAATGCGGTAAGACGCTACATAATTGAAAACGATTTACGGCAACTATAATAGCGTCGTAATGATCTTCAATATGGGTAATAATTCTGCGCTCGAATTTCATTGTTTGGTACATAGTCGATCGTTTTCTTAAATCTTTATAGCTGATTGTAATTTCTTTTTCCGTGTCGGATTTCCCGTAAAAGTCCACTTCGTTATTACAAGACACCAGCCAGCCATATGCCGTGCCTATTGTTCCTGCACCGTAGATTAAGAGTTTCATTGTATAGCCTCAGTTATTTTATTTCAAAAATCACAATAGTTGCTTAAATCAGCTCTTTTCACAATATATTATATTATCGCATTAACCGCATAACAGCAAAAAGTGTACCGGATACTATCATTGTTGTGTTTATTCATACTGTCTGTTACCCGCAGCGTAGGCACCGGTATCTATATCGAGGACTTCGCGCACAGGCTGTATAAGCGATTCTTCGTAGCGGCATATCCATCGCTCAGGCTGCGCTGAACCGTCCGGTATACCGTCAATGGTGTTGCCGGTTTCTATGGTGTTATCATTTATTAAAAGATACAACGCGGTGTTGTATGCATGATTTACAATCAGGTTCGGATCGAGTCCGTGAAAATGATATTGTAAGTCGGGTAAGAACAACAAGCTCATGCCGAGCGTATCGACAAGCATATCTTCGCCGCCTTGAATAGTAAAAAAGCGGACGTTCACGGCAAATTGAATAAAACGGTTTTCACGGGGAAGCGTATGGTTGCGGATAGTTTCTGCAGTAAAAAGCTTTCCCGAATTTTCAAAATAAACGGCAGTACAGCCAGGAAAAAGCTCGACCAGCGCCTCTGTAAAATCCATATCGAGTGCTGCACGCTCCGATGCGGGAAGCGCCGCCGCCAGCATATCGGTACCGATGAGTGCATATCGGCATTTGGACAAAATAGCATCTTTATCGTCTCCGCAGTCCCACATCTGGCTTTTGGTAAAATCGTCAATGGTATTTCCGTCAAAGGCGGCGGGAGCAATCATTAGCATAGGCGGATACGCCCCATCCTTAAATTCCGCCCGATATCGAGTGGCGGCAAACTGCGCTACGGCAGTGTCCGAATCGTATGAAAAACATTCGGCATCTCCCAAGCGCTTTTGCATCACCGCTTCCATCTGCTCCCGAGCCGGCATTGTTACCGGCGCTTTAAACAAGAGCTTTACAATAAAAATGCCGCCGACTTTTTCTTCTTTGGTTAAATCCTGTTGAAAAATCTTATCCATATTTCACCTACCCTTCTCTTCTATTTTTGAAAGTATGAAAAAAATGTTACGCGTTTATA from Treponema vincentii harbors:
- a CDS encoding ketopantoate reductase family protein; amino-acid sequence: MKLLIYGAGTIGTAYGWLVSCNNEVDFYGKSDTEKEITISYKDLRKRSTMYQTMKFERRIITHIEDHYDAIIVAVNRFQLCSVLPHLKELKNKTKYFVFMQNNWNIKNEIDPYLSQDDYLIAFPSSIGGGRDEKGLHIIIFDEATRLGGSSIYLPHFSSLLQNSSINITVDKNIFEWLKVHYLQQAITAGVIAEYGSFENVITNPNAIKKMVLAFREGIQVCRLLGVRTYRIFPAYLFNLPVFLIARILQKIFSEQNTLDMIINHMKKGYSEWVVGYREVLNAGRSLGLPMSVWGSYEKYIDLT
- a CDS encoding DUF4261 domain-containing protein, yielding MDKIFQQDLTKEEKVGGIFIVKLLFKAPVTMPAREQMEAVMQKRLGDAECFSYDSDTAVAQFAATRYRAEFKDGAYPPMLMIAPAAFDGNTIDDFTKSQMWDCGDDKDAILSKCRYALIGTDMLAAALPASERAALDMDFTEALVELFPGCTAVYFENSGKLFTAETIRNHTLPRENRFIQFAVNVRFFTIQGGEDMLVDTLGMSLLFLPDLQYHFHGLDPNLIVNHAYNTALYLLINDNTIETGNTIDGIPDGSAQPERWICRYEESLIQPVREVLDIDTGAYAAGNRQYE